Genomic DNA from Desulfonema ishimotonii:
CTTGAAAAATTTCTTTCCGCAGAGACCGTTTCCGCAGAGGAGATGATCCGTGAATACACGAAATACGCCGAGCGCCTGGCCCCGCATGTGACCAATATTTCCGTGACCATTGACGACGCCATCAGAGCCGGTGGGCAGGTGTTGTTTGAGGGGGCGCAGGGGACGCATCTGGACATTGACCACGGCACCTATCCCTTTGTGACCTCATCCAATACGGTTTCAGGAAATGCCTGCTGCGGCGCCGGTGTGGGGCCCCGGGAGATCTCCGAGGTGATCGGTATCGTCAAAGCCTATACGACCCGCGTGGGGTCAGGCCCGTTTCTCTCAGAGCTTTTTGACGAAACCGGAGATGCCATCCAGACAAAAGGGGCGGAGTTCGGCGCAACCACAGGCCGCAGACGCCGCTGCGGATGGCTGGACACGGTTATTCTGAAAAATGCTGTCCGCCTGAACGGGCTGACCGGGCTGGCGGTCACCAAGCTCGATGTGCTGGGCGGACTGGACGAAATCAGAATCTGCACGGCATATGAGCATAACGGGCAGATACTGACCGATTTTCCCGCAAGCCTGAAGGTTCTTGAGGCCTGTACGCCGGTATATGAGACCCTGCCGGGATGGTCTGAGGATATCTCCGGGATTCGGCGTTTTGAGGAACTGCCCCTGAACGCCCGGAATTACCTGAAACGGATTGAAGCGCTGATCGGGACACCGCCGAAGATCATATCTGTCGGACCGGGCAGAGAGGAAACCATTGTCCTGGAAAATCCTTTTCAGAAATAAGTGATAAAAATGGCGTGTGATTTTTTTTCATGCGCCATGGGAAACACCGGGGCCTGATATGGCGCTGCAAAAGAGCGCATCGTTCGCCGTCTTACGCGCTGTATGGTTTAATATTCCGGAATAAAAGAATAATTTGTTTTTTGCGGAATGGCGGAAAATCGGTGGGCAGCACTTTCTGAGGTGCTGTCAGTGTTTTTTTTAAAAAATGTTTTTTTATAGTTGACATTTTACCCGGATTCGCATAAATGTCATTTCCGTTGTCGGGAAGTGGCTCAGCCTGGTAGAGCACAGCGTTCGGGACGCTGGGGTCGCTGGTTCAAATCCAGTCTTCCCGACCAACACATTAAAAATCAAAGCCGCTGATTACAGATTGTAGTCAGCGGCTTTTTTTATTCCGCAGTTGCCAGGCCCGAAGCGGTTCCCTCAAAACTGCCGGAGAGCCCGCCGGTGTGCTGACCTGCGGCATAACCGCTGAACTGCGCGGAGACCGTTCCGCCGGTATCATTGCGGTTCAGCGCCCCGCTCCCCTGCACATCTGCGGCCCAGGTGCCGGCGTTCCAGTCGGTGACGCTGAATTCCGCCGTCAGTCCGTTGCCGGAAAGGCTGACCGTGTGGCCTGTTTCCGGGGTGGCCAGAAAATTGCCGGAGACGCTGTCGGTCGCCCATATCCGGGGAGCGTCGCCTGTCCTGTAGCTGAAAAAGGCCACATCCCTCATTTCGACCGACATCGTATCGCTTTGCCCGGAGAGCGTTGTCCTGCCGATTTCAAAGGCCGGGATATTGAGATCGGCCAGTTGCTGCCGCCCGGTTTCACCGGAGGCCATCCGGATAAACTTGCCGGTCTCCACTGTTGAAAACAATTCCACCATCTGCCAGGTGTGCTGATCCGGGTCATAGGTGCCGGTAAAATCGCCGCCGCCCACCCCGGTGAGCGCGGAATTGATATTGATCCAGGCGGACCAGGTCTCACCGGCAATGGCGTTTTCCGCTCCGGCGGTATTTGAAAAAAATCCCCTCAGCCACTTCCGGGTATCTGTCGGGTCGCTGAGGGCCATCTGCCACTGGCCGAACACTTGGTCGTCATCCTCGTCATAAGTACCGCTGCTGGCCAGCATGGAAATGGCCCACGACGCGCCCTGAATACTCATCACCTCCTGATACAGATCGTCCACGGTGATCCGTCCCGCCAAAGCGCCGGACCCGTCGATAAAACGGCCCTGGGATACGGAGGTATCCTCTTCCCGGTGCCATCGGGTTTCGCCGGTGAGCAGGGCATCTTCAAAGTATTCCGGTGGGATGCCCCAGTCCTGTCCCATTCGGACCGGGAACAATTCAAATTCGGCAGCAAACTGCCCGCTTTCTTCGTCGAATCCCCCCCATTCCGTCTGGCCTTTCAGAATTCCGACATTGCCCCGGGGATCGGTGCAGAGGGCCAGTGCGGTGCCGATCAGGAGGTCATTGTATCTGATGCCACCCAGAAAGCCCGTATATGCACCGCCGTCAAAGGTCGTCCGGGTGTTATTGATATAATTGAACCCGGACAGCTCATCTGCAACCCAGAGCGACGGTGTATCGGTCCGGGTTATTTCCTGATACCCCCCGGTCAGGCTGGCAGAGGCCGGACTGGCAGGGTCTGCTCTCCAGAGTGAATCCTCGCCGGAAAAAATGCCAGTCATCACGCCGCTTTCAATTATCTGACAGGTGTCGGTCTCTTCAGAGAACACCCCGGTAAAAAGCTGTGCTGAAACATTGCTCTGGAATTCCTGCTCCACAACAACCGTGGGCACTGTTTCGGAGATCGGAATCTCTATGTCATCCGCAGTATTGTCTTTTCCGATTTCCGTTTGGTCGCCATATCGGAGCAGTGGCTCGGCTTCCGCCTGGTCCGGTTCACCGGCCATATCGGTATGATACACATCAGACCACACGTCGTCGGTTTCCATTGTGTACATATCGGCGGCTTCCCCTTCAACGCCGGTGACTGCGGACGTTTTCTCCTTTCCGATCGGTTGCTCCTCATCTGTTTCCGCTGCAAACAGTATCCTCATGTTAAATTCAAAATCAGCTTCTGACCAATATTCACCCTCTTCCCCTGTCTCAGATGCCAGGAACCCGTCCTGTGTCAGGGTGTTCTGTCCCTGCATCGGTCTTTCTTCATCAGATTCATCGAATCCGAAGATATCCCCCTCACCGAACGGGCCGTCCGCTCGGAGTTCATCATTCGCGTAAAACTCGCTTTCAGCCGCTTCGCTGTCCGGTCCGTCTTCCCCGCCATACGAAATTTCCGACCATCCGTATTCCGCCGGAAGCCCCTGAAATTCAGATGATGAATTTTCTCCGGCGGGCGATTTTGTCACGCTGTTTCCCACTTCATCCGATTGCATGGCCTGCGACGCATCTGCCGGGGGCGCTTTTTCGCCATCAGTGTGCGGCGCATCCTTTTCGACCGGTTCCGAGGATGTGAGCGGCGCAACCTCGTCCGGATTTTTGCGGTTTTTTTTATCTGAACCGTTCTGCGGGGTGGTTTCTCTGAGGTTCCTTTGAATTTCCATTGCGGAGATCGGCCTGAGAACAGGCGGGGTCCGGGCATTGGCAACCGTCATGGCCTGACCGGCAATGATGGCCGCTATCCGGTCCGGGCGACTCAGACTATAGCAGTATCCCTTTCCCTCCATGAACATGGCCCCGCTGATACCGGCCTGATGATAGGTGAAAAAACGGGTTCCCCGGACGCCGATGATGGCGGTCGGCGTCTGCACTTCAAAGCGGTTGGGGGATGAATGGCCGAACAGGCCCCGGGCTTTGTTGACGATGTTCTGGATTTTGCCCCGGAAGAGTCTCAGGCGGGCACGGGTCTGCCCGTTTTCAAACAGATATTCGGCAATTTCCACGCGGGCGCTTTCGCCGAGGCGGAGAATGCTGCCGTCGATAAACTCAATGTCTGCTTTGGCATTGCTTTTGGTGCGGACGATGTCGCCGATGCTGAGCGTATCTCCTGCTGTGGCTGTCCTTGCCGCATCGCCGGGTGAGGTGATATCGGCGCGGCCTTCGACGCTTGTGATTTTTCCCACCGGCGCAGCATGGGCGGACAGGGGCAACAACATCAGTATAATAAACAAAAAAACGTGAGCCTGGTTTCTCTTCATAATTCCTCTCAGTTTTGATGAATCGGTAAAAAGTCGGGGAGTATGTAAGGGACTTGGAAGAAATAAATTTTCCATAAGGAGCTGTTTTTTAAATGCCAGCGAATCAGAAGCGGAGTGCGAAAATTAAGGCCGAAGGCCGGTTTTCGCAGTTTTTGCAAAAGATCGCCCCTTCGGGGCCTGACTTTTGCACTCCGAAAAAAACTGTCTGCCGGTAAGTTATTTTATGCCGAGTCCCTAACGGTTTTCCGTGTTTGCGGGAGCGACAGGAAATGGTGGAAAACGACTTTTTACGGCGCTATCCGTTTTAAAAAGCCTTTCGGAGTGCAAAAGTTAAGTCCCCGAAGGGGACGGTCTTTTGCAGAATTTGCGAAAAAACGCCGTTTCAATGCGACATTTCAACTGTGAATCGGTATTACTTTTTTTGACAGCTTTCAGGGGCCGGTGGCCACGCCGGATGCCGTGCCGGTAAAAGCGCCGTCCGAAGTGCCCGAATGGGTTCCTGCCGCATGGCCGGTGAACTGAACGGTGGCGGTGCCGCCGGTATCTGAGCGCTGAAGCGGCCCGGAACCGCTGACCGCAGCCCCCCAGGTCTGCGCGTTCCATCCTGTGACCTCAAACCGGGCATCCAGGCCGTTGCCGGAGAGGTTCACGCTCTGACCTGTTTCAGGGGGACGCTGGTACGTTCCGGCCACATCGCCGGTTGCCCATATCCGGGGGGCGTCTCCGGTTCTGTAGCTGAAAAAGGCAACGTCGTTCATCCGGACGCTGAGGGCATCATCCCCGCCGGTCAGGCTGGCGCGGCCGATTTCAATGGACGGAATCTTCAGCGCGGCCAGCTGGTCCCGGCCTCCGGGCGTGGCCGTCATCTCAAGAAAAGTGCCGGTCGTCATGGTCGTCCACATTTCAAGGGCCTGCCAGGTGTACTGCTCCGGGTCAAAAGTCCCGGCAAACTGACCGCCGCCCACCCCGGTCAGGGCCTGGTCAATATCGGCCCATGACATGCCTGCGGTGCCGCTGATGACATTTTCCGCCCATGCGGTATCTTCAAATTCCCGGATATGGCTCTGGCCCGTGTCCGGGGAGTGGTAAGAAATGCGCCAGCGATCTGATCCGGCCTCCTTATTTCCGGCATAAAAGGTGCCGCTGCTGATAATCTGGGAGATGCCCCAGCTTTCGCCGGGCAGGCGGAGGTCGGTGCGAGAGAGGGTGGCCACATCAACCGCACCCGACAAAAGGCCGTCGTCTCCGATAAACGCACCTTCAAACCCGGCCATGTCATGGTCTGCCACGGAAACCATGACAGATGTGTTGAAAGCATCAGCATCCGGCCCGTGCGAAGCCAGCCGGATGGGATACAGGTTTCCCCAGGCGCTGATGCAGTCGGTTTCAAAATCATAATAGCCGGAAAAAGTCCCCTGAAGAACGCCGGTGTTGCCATCCGGGTCTGTGAAGAGGCTCAGGGTCAGCCCCTGAACAAGCGCCTCTTCGTCGCAAAAGCTGAAGCCGCCTGAAAACCCCTTATACGCGCCGCCGTCAGGCGTTGTATCGGTATATTCAAAGGAATCAAAGCTGACCAGCTCGTCGGCGATCCAGATGACCGGTTTGTCCGGCACCGCGTCGAACATGCCGAACATGGCGGATATGTTGAAAAATGAGGGGATTTCCGGCGTGGCATCCCACAGATTGTCATACCCTTCCAGATAGCCGGACACGAATCCGGTGCTTTCTGAAAACGTGCCCTGGTAAATTCCGCCTGAAAAATCGCTTTGAAAGGCCACGGGATTGATGAAATCCGTATCCGTCAGCGCCAGCCCCGCGCCGGTTCCTGAAAAGTAGCCTGACAGATCATACTGGCCTGCGGCAAAGCCGGAAAAACTTGCCGTGACGGCCTCTCCGTCCGCCCCGGTGATGCTGCCGGTGCCGTCGTTTATTTCAGCGCCCCAGATTTCCTGCTCCCAGTCGGTCACCGTGAAATTGGCCTTCAGCTCACCGCCTTCAAGCTTCAGGGTGTGGCCGGTGCCGGGCGCGGATGAAAATTCTCCGGTGATATCGCCGGTGGCCCATATGGCGGAAGGGCCGCCGGTGCGATAGCGGAAAAAGATGACATCGCTCATCTGAACGCGCAGCCTGTTGCTTTTTCCGGTGAGGGTTTCGCGGCCAATCTCAACGGCGGGAATATTCAGCGCCGACAGGGTGTCCAGGCCGTATTCGTCCCCGGTCAGCTCCAGAAACGCCGGGGTGTCGATCCGGGTCCGCATGCTGATGGCCTGCCAGGTCTGTGCGTCGGCGTCATGCAGCCACAGCGCATCTCCGCCGCCCACACCGGTCAGGCCGCTTTTCGGGTCGCTCCAAGCCATGCGGAGCGTGTCTTCATCATCATCATATTCCGTCAGCCAGCTTTGCCGCGTTGTCCGGTCTGAGACCGTGATCCGGCGGCGTCCGGCAGAGAGATCCGCCGTACCGGTATATCGGCCACTGGCCAGAAACTGGGAAATGCCCCATGTTTCGCCGTCGATCCAAAGCGTCCCGCGCTGGAAATCGTCTGTCATCAGGTCGCCCGCATATTCCCCGGCGGCGGTGAGCCAGTCTCCCCGGATGGTGACAGCATCGCTGCTGTCCGTGGTTTCAGCGCAGACAAAATAGTATAAATCTTCGGGCCGGATGAAGGGATTCCAGGACAGGACGACCGGATAAATTTCACCGGAAGCGTGGAATTCATTGAATTCGGGTTCAGATTTCCCCCATAAATTCCCTTTGAGGATGCCGATCTCTCCGAAAGGGGAAATGTAAAGGCTGAGCATCTGGCCCTCTGAAAAATCAGCATATCCCGAAGATTTTGTCCCGCCCAGGAATCCGTAATAGGCACTGCCATCGGCGGCGGTCATGCCGCCGTCTGTTGCGTTCTGACTGAAAAACGCGTCGGCGGTCCATATGAAATCGCCGCCTCCCGGTGAATCGTTAACATAGAAGCCGTACAGCGAGGAGAAGACAGAACTTTCAACATTTGCTGCCCAGAAAACCTCAAATCCTTCCAGAACGCCGTCAACGAATCCGGTCCTGCCGAGCCTGTAGCCGCCGTCACTGTCCGTCGCACCGGTGTAAATGTTGCCGGAAAAGCAGCTTTCAAAGCCGAACAGCAGATCGGATACCGGCAGCAGGTATTCCGGTTCCGTCCAGAAGGCGTCGTAGAATGCCTCGGCTTCATCATCAGAAAATTCCCCATCTCCCCACAGAGCCTCTGAAAACATATCGTCGCCGTAAAACCAGTTCTCAGACAGGTCGTCGCCCATATCCCCGTCCGCGGCCCATGTGTCACCGGATGAATAAAAGGGCGATTCGCTGTCTTCGGGGAGATCGGACGGCATTTCGGAGGCCGGGTTCGGGTCATCTGATTCCGCTTCCGCGCCCCGGTCCGTGGAAGTATCGGCGTCCGACGGGGCCTCTTCCCCTGATTCATCCGTCGTTTCCGACGGCTCTTCAGCGGCTGTATCTCCGGCGGTTCCGGGGATATTCATATCAGTTATGGGACGGATAACGGGCGGTGTAAAGGCGTTTTGTACCGTCATCATCTGACCGGCGGAAATATCCCGGATCTGATCCGGCCTGTCGAGACAGTGGCAATAGCCCTTGCCCTCCATAAACATGGCCCCGCTGATACCGGCCTGATGCCAGGTGAGGAAATCGGTGCCCCGGACCCCGATCACAGCGCTAGGTGTCTGCACCTCAAAGCGGTTCGCTTTCCCGAAAAAGCCCCGGGCCTTGCTGACGATGCTTCGGATTTTTCCCCGGAAGAGTCTGAGGCTGGCCCGGGTCCGTCCGTTTTCAAACAGATATTCCGTGATCTCCACGCGGGCACCGGGGCCGAGGCGCATCACGCTGCCGTCTCCGAAGCGGATTTCCGCAGCCGCATTGCTTTTGGTGCGCACAATGTCGCCCACGCTGAGCGGGTCGTCCGGTGAGGCCGTTTGCGCGGGCGTTCCGGGCTGCGTGATATCCACCCGGCCTTTAAGGGACACGATTTCCCCGACCGGTTCCGTATGTCCGGTGA
This window encodes:
- a CDS encoding adenylosuccinate synthase, yielding MSNIVIVGTQWGDEGKGKIVDLLAEFADVVTRFQGGNNAGHTMVVNGEQFISHLVPSGILQGKTCLIGNGMVVDPAVLVEEMEYLIEKGVRVDADTLKISERAQIIMPYHKLIDMGRENLKGDKKIGTTGRGIGPAYEDKATRRGIRFVDLIDPAVFREKIEAIVAEKNFYLEKFLSAETVSAEEMIREYTKYAERLAPHVTNISVTIDDAIRAGGQVLFEGAQGTHLDIDHGTYPFVTSSNTVSGNACCGAGVGPREISEVIGIVKAYTTRVGSGPFLSELFDETGDAIQTKGAEFGATTGRRRRCGWLDTVILKNAVRLNGLTGLAVTKLDVLGGLDEIRICTAYEHNGQILTDFPASLKVLEACTPVYETLPGWSEDISGIRRFEELPLNARNYLKRIEALIGTPPKIISVGPGREETIVLENPFQK
- a CDS encoding FecR family protein, coding for MGKITSVEGRADITSPGDAARTATAGDTLSIGDIVRTKSNAKADIEFIDGSILRLGESARVEIAEYLFENGQTRARLRLFRGKIQNIVNKARGLFGHSSPNRFEVQTPTAIIGVRGTRFFTYHQAGISGAMFMEGKGYCYSLSRPDRIAAIIAGQAMTVANARTPPVLRPISAMEIQRNLRETTPQNGSDKKNRKNPDEVAPLTSSEPVEKDAPHTDGEKAPPADASQAMQSDEVGNSVTKSPAGENSSSEFQGLPAEYGWSEISYGGEDGPDSEAAESEFYANDELRADGPFGEGDIFGFDESDEERPMQGQNTLTQDGFLASETGEEGEYWSEADFEFNMRILFAAETDEEQPIGKEKTSAVTGVEGEAADMYTMETDDVWSDVYHTDMAGEPDQAEAEPLLRYGDQTEIGKDNTADDIEIPISETVPTVVVEQEFQSNVSAQLFTGVFSEETDTCQIIESGVMTGIFSGEDSLWRADPASPASASLTGGYQEITRTDTPSLWVADELSGFNYINNTRTTFDGGAYTGFLGGIRYNDLLIGTALALCTDPRGNVGILKGQTEWGGFDEESGQFAAEFELFPVRMGQDWGIPPEYFEDALLTGETRWHREEDTSVSQGRFIDGSGALAGRITVDDLYQEVMSIQGASWAISMLASSGTYDEDDDQVFGQWQMALSDPTDTRKWLRGFFSNTAGAENAIAGETWSAWININSALTGVGGGDFTGTYDPDQHTWQMVELFSTVETGKFIRMASGETGRQQLADLNIPAFEIGRTTLSGQSDTMSVEMRDVAFFSYRTGDAPRIWATDSVSGNFLATPETGHTVSLSGNGLTAEFSVTDWNAGTWAADVQGSGALNRNDTGGTVSAQFSGYAAGQHTGGLSGSFEGTASGLATAE
- a CDS encoding FecR family protein; amino-acid sequence: MKLITCRLICLLLFILCPITGHTEPVGEIVSLKGRVDITQPGTPAQTASPDDPLSVGDIVRTKSNAAAEIRFGDGSVMRLGPGARVEITEYLFENGRTRASLRLFRGKIRSIVSKARGFFGKANRFEVQTPSAVIGVRGTDFLTWHQAGISGAMFMEGKGYCHCLDRPDQIRDISAGQMMTVQNAFTPPVIRPITDMNIPGTAGDTAAEEPSETTDESGEEAPSDADTSTDRGAEAESDDPNPASEMPSDLPEDSESPFYSSGDTWAADGDMGDDLSENWFYGDDMFSEALWGDGEFSDDEAEAFYDAFWTEPEYLLPVSDLLFGFESCFSGNIYTGATDSDGGYRLGRTGFVDGVLEGFEVFWAANVESSVFSSLYGFYVNDSPGGGDFIWTADAFFSQNATDGGMTAADGSAYYGFLGGTKSSGYADFSEGQMLSLYISPFGEIGILKGNLWGKSEPEFNEFHASGEIYPVVLSWNPFIRPEDLYYFVCAETTDSSDAVTIRGDWLTAAGEYAGDLMTDDFQRGTLWIDGETWGISQFLASGRYTGTADLSAGRRRITVSDRTTRQSWLTEYDDDEDTLRMAWSDPKSGLTGVGGGDALWLHDADAQTWQAISMRTRIDTPAFLELTGDEYGLDTLSALNIPAVEIGRETLTGKSNRLRVQMSDVIFFRYRTGGPSAIWATGDITGEFSSAPGTGHTLKLEGGELKANFTVTDWEQEIWGAEINDGTGSITGADGEAVTASFSGFAAGQYDLSGYFSGTGAGLALTDTDFINPVAFQSDFSGGIYQGTFSESTGFVSGYLEGYDNLWDATPEIPSFFNISAMFGMFDAVPDKPVIWIADELVSFDSFEYTDTTPDGGAYKGFSGGFSFCDEEALVQGLTLSLFTDPDGNTGVLQGTFSGYYDFETDCISAWGNLYPIRLASHGPDADAFNTSVMVSVADHDMAGFEGAFIGDDGLLSGAVDVATLSRTDLRLPGESWGISQIISSGTFYAGNKEAGSDRWRISYHSPDTGQSHIREFEDTAWAENVISGTAGMSWADIDQALTGVGGGQFAGTFDPEQYTWQALEMWTTMTTGTFLEMTATPGGRDQLAALKIPSIEIGRASLTGGDDALSVRMNDVAFFSYRTGDAPRIWATGDVAGTYQRPPETGQSVNLSGNGLDARFEVTGWNAQTWGAAVSGSGPLQRSDTGGTATVQFTGHAAGTHSGTSDGAFTGTASGVATGP